A genomic segment from Hypanus sabinus isolate sHypSab1 chromosome 8, sHypSab1.hap1, whole genome shotgun sequence encodes:
- the LOC132397775 gene encoding type-2 angiotensin II receptor-like — protein sequence MENIPSRDHTTMKMEPVLASSSPVNSTEMVDSFYSQFSPSLLHNTSDQPCQFIVSSRFISHFIPVIHSIIFLLGFIENSMVITVLCHRIHLKTVVNIYIINLSIVDLLLLSTLPLWAVYYATGQNWLFGAVMCKICSSLVSLNLYCSGFFVMCMSIDCYLVILHPTDSQTKRSLCQAHCVAILVWVLALIATFPTIYFQGPLYAKWLESTICTMIYPSSKASHWSLAMSLMENTLGFFIPFTVIGTCFGAFVCHLMRMEVSEKNSCIRSKALWMVAAVVLAFFICWLPFQVLVFTNALLKLNFFSDCQITTIIGTAMPFSICLGFANSCINPLIYCFLGDHFRMKLSDMTRRGSATLYNRRSSTT from the coding sequence ATGGAAAACATTCCCAGCAGAGATCACACCACAATGAAGATGGAGCCAGTACTTGCAAGTTCCTCTCCTGTAAACAGTACTGAAATGGTTGACAGCTTTTATTCACAGTTTTCTCCATCTCTCCTGCATAACACATCTGACCAGCCATGCCAATTCATTGTGTCATCCCGGTTCATTTCCCACTTCATCCCTGTTATCCACAGTATCATCTTCCTCTTGGGCTTCATTGAGAACAGCATGGTAATCACCGTCCTTTGTCACCGCATTCATTTAAAAACTGTTGTTAATATCTACATCATCAACTTATCAATTGTTGATTTGCTCCTCCTATCTACACTACCCCTTTGGGCAGTGTATTATGCCACTGGGCAAAACTGGCTTTTTGGGGCAGTGATGTGTAAAATATGTAGCTCTCTTGTTTCTCTCAATCTATATTGCAGTGGATTTTTTGTTATGTGCATGAGTATTGACTGCTATCTGGTAATTCTGCATCCTACTGATTCCCAGACTAAGAGGTCTTTATGCCAAGCTCACTGTGTTGCGATCCTTGTATGGGTGTTGGCTTTGATTGCAACCTTTCCAACCATCTACTTTCAAGGCCCCCTTTATGCCAAATGGCTGGAAAGCACAATATGCACCATGATTTATCCCTCCAGCAAAGCCAGTCATTGGTCTCTGGCCATGTCTTTGATGGAGAATACTCTGGGCTTCTTCATCCCCTTCACTGTTATAGGTACATGCTTTGGTGCGTTTGTCTGTCACCTGATGAGGATGGAAGTATCTGAAAAGAACAGCTGCATTCGCAGTAAGGCACTCTGGATGGTGGCAGCGGTGGTCCTGGCTTTTTTCATCTGCTGGTTGCCGTTCCAGGTACTAGTCTTTACGAATGCATTGTTGAAGCTGAACTTCTTCTCTGACTGCCAAATCACTACCATAATTGGAACTGCAATGCCATTCAGCATTTGCCTCGGTTTTGCAAACAGCTGCATCAACCCCCTTATCTACTGCTTTCTGGGAGATCACTTTCGAATGAAACTCAGTGATATGACTCGCAGAGGTTCTGCCACTCTCTACAACCGGAGGAGCTCAACAACATAG